In one Thermosipho ferrireducens genomic region, the following are encoded:
- a CDS encoding cell division protein ZapA — MKKTLNIGSKRFIIESDSGEEILNYIEKKVSELKEKYRDISSTDEILLAMLCDIAEEYYIYVERTNKIIKSISDKVSKKIGGNFIEDRSF, encoded by the coding sequence GTGAAGAAAACGCTTAATATTGGCTCAAAAAGGTTTATAATTGAAAGTGACAGTGGTGAAGAAATTTTGAATTACATCGAAAAAAAGGTGTCCGAATTAAAAGAAAAATATAGAGATATCTCGTCAACTGATGAGATATTATTGGCTATGTTATGTGATATTGCTGAAGAATATTATATATATGTTGAGAGAACCAATAAGATTATAAAGTCTATTAGTGATAAGGTTTCAAAGAAGATAGGGGGAAACTTTATTGAAGATAGGTCTTTTTGA